A portion of the Bombus terrestris chromosome 3, iyBomTerr1.2, whole genome shotgun sequence genome contains these proteins:
- the LOC100650839 gene encoding uncharacterized protein LOC100650839 isoform X1 has translation MDKNEGWNKILYEILQCSICLEIPGGKILQCTNGHHICHFCFKKVPKCPICNEDFITTRNLVAEQLIDNLEHIKESVENQLKQVEKKCLQRIVEYEKKMFQKEFESISTQTDGVTKFNTQKNGKTHHNCRQNNKSKNTIHATASSYPCCIRSCMYKLPCAILIKHLRKCHKNIFYEVYQDNKRFSKSCIIEIDTLPKEHNFAFNISNMALFFFKIMIHNDEELQANIQLVDDHVSPEQFQCELMLKNQNLHLQRYMTVVLCHYEKPYPLCLTGSEVSCLMKCKSFECTLIIERRNLW, from the exons atggatAAAAATGAG GGCTGGAATAAGATATTGTATGAAATACTTCAATGTTCTATATGTTTGGAAATACCCGGGGGAAAGATTTTACAGTGTACGAATGGACACCACATCTGTCACTTTTGCTTTAAGAAAGTGCCGAAGTGTCCAATATGCAATGAAGATTTTATTACAACCAGAAACTTAGTCGCGGAACAGCTAATTGATAATCTTGAGCACATTAAG GAATCAGTAGAAAATCAATTAAAACAGGTGGAAAAGAAATGTTTACAACGCATTGTTGAATATGAAAAGAAGATGTTTCAGAAAGAATTTGAAAGTATTTCTACACAAACAGATGGGGTAACTAAATTTAATAcacaaaaaaatggaaaaacacATCACAATTGTAGACAAAACAATAAAAGCAAAAATACAATACATGCCACTGCTTCATCATATCCTTGCTGTATCAGGTCATGCATGTATAAATTACCGTGCGCAATACttataaaacatttaagaaaatgtcataaaaatatattttatgag gtttatCAAGATAATAAAAGATTTTCAAAATCATGTATAATAGAGATAGATACATTGCCAAAAGAGCATAATTTTGCTTTTAATATAAGTAATATGGCGTTgttcttttttaaaataatgattCATAATGATGAGGAACTACAAGCAAATATACAGCTTGTAGATGACCATGTCTCACCAGAACAGTTTCAATGTGAGCTCATgcttaaaaatcaaaatttacatTTGCAGCGTTATATGACG GTAGTATTATGTCACTATGAAAAACCATATCCTCTTTGCCTGACAGGAAGTGAGGTGTCTTGTCTGATGAAGTGCAAATCATTCGAATGTACATTAATAATAGAGCGAAGGAATTTGTGGTAG
- the LOC100650839 gene encoding uncharacterized protein LOC100650839 isoform X2, whose product MDKNEESVENQLKQVEKKCLQRIVEYEKKMFQKEFESISTQTDGVTKFNTQKNGKTHHNCRQNNKSKNTIHATASSYPCCIRSCMYKLPCAILIKHLRKCHKNIFYEVYQDNKRFSKSCIIEIDTLPKEHNFAFNISNMALFFFKIMIHNDEELQANIQLVDDHVSPEQFQCELMLKNQNLHLQRYMTVVLCHYEKPYPLCLTGSEVSCLMKCKSFECTLIIERRNLW is encoded by the exons atggatAAAAATGAG GAATCAGTAGAAAATCAATTAAAACAGGTGGAAAAGAAATGTTTACAACGCATTGTTGAATATGAAAAGAAGATGTTTCAGAAAGAATTTGAAAGTATTTCTACACAAACAGATGGGGTAACTAAATTTAATAcacaaaaaaatggaaaaacacATCACAATTGTAGACAAAACAATAAAAGCAAAAATACAATACATGCCACTGCTTCATCATATCCTTGCTGTATCAGGTCATGCATGTATAAATTACCGTGCGCAATACttataaaacatttaagaaaatgtcataaaaatatattttatgag gtttatCAAGATAATAAAAGATTTTCAAAATCATGTATAATAGAGATAGATACATTGCCAAAAGAGCATAATTTTGCTTTTAATATAAGTAATATGGCGTTgttcttttttaaaataatgattCATAATGATGAGGAACTACAAGCAAATATACAGCTTGTAGATGACCATGTCTCACCAGAACAGTTTCAATGTGAGCTCATgcttaaaaatcaaaatttacatTTGCAGCGTTATATGACG GTAGTATTATGTCACTATGAAAAACCATATCCTCTTTGCCTGACAGGAAGTGAGGTGTCTTGTCTGATGAAGTGCAAATCATTCGAATGTACATTAATAATAGAGCGAAGGAATTTGTGGTAG